In Bradyrhizobium sp. CCBAU 051011, the following are encoded in one genomic region:
- a CDS encoding class I SAM-dependent methyltransferase: MLIRHLDSARGNDLYETPEAATRALLAVEPLPQTILEPACGRGAISKVLRNAGHTVVENDIVDYGLGQDRVQDFLDIKQAEIDGVDAVVTNPPYRLARPFVRHALTLCPRVFMLLRLTFYESECRKDVLEGAGLIRVHVFRNRLPMMHRDGWTGNRASNSVAFAWFVWERGFLGKPELDRISWRRGAS, translated from the coding sequence GTGCTGATCCGTCATCTCGATTCCGCGCGCGGTAATGATCTCTACGAAACGCCCGAGGCAGCCACTCGTGCGCTTCTCGCCGTCGAGCCGCTGCCGCAGACGATCCTGGAGCCGGCCTGTGGTCGCGGCGCCATCAGCAAGGTGCTGCGCAACGCCGGTCACACCGTCGTCGAGAACGACATCGTCGACTACGGCCTCGGTCAGGACCGTGTGCAGGATTTCCTGGACATCAAACAGGCCGAGATCGACGGCGTCGATGCCGTGGTTACGAATCCGCCGTACCGCTTGGCGCGGCCATTCGTTCGACACGCCCTGACCCTCTGCCCGCGCGTGTTCATGCTGCTGAGGTTGACGTTCTACGAAAGCGAGTGTCGCAAGGACGTGCTGGAAGGCGCCGGACTCATTCGCGTGCATGTGTTTCGCAACCGTTTGCCGATGATGCACCGCGACGGCTGGACGGGAAATCGTGCTTCCAACTCGGTGGCATTTGCTTGGTTCGTTTGGGAGCGCGGTTTTCTGGGCAAACCCGAACTTGATCGGATCTCGTGGCGCCGAGGTGCGTCGTGA
- a CDS encoding recombinase family protein, whose amino-acid sequence MTEGKFISYLRVSTDKQGRSGLGIEAQRQAVERYLNGGRWTVAAEYVETESGRRSDRPKLATALAHAKAIRAKLVFAKLDRLTRNVDLLRSLVASDVDLVFCDLPNVPPGPVGRFLLTQMAAVAELEAGLISERTKNALAAAKARGVKLGNPNGARALRGKQVGNADAVASIKAKATQRAADLRDIVDDIKRSGVTSVRSIADELQSRGIRAPRGDIWHPTAVARLLERLNNTECAN is encoded by the coding sequence ATGACTGAGGGAAAATTTATCTCCTACTTGCGTGTCTCCACCGACAAGCAGGGCAGGAGTGGGCTTGGCATAGAGGCTCAGCGGCAGGCCGTTGAGCGTTACCTGAACGGTGGCCGTTGGACCGTTGCCGCTGAGTATGTCGAGACCGAGAGCGGTCGGCGGTCGGACCGTCCCAAGCTCGCAACCGCCCTCGCCCACGCCAAGGCCATCAGGGCCAAGCTAGTATTCGCGAAGTTGGACCGACTGACCCGCAACGTGGACCTACTACGATCCCTCGTGGCAAGCGACGTGGACCTTGTCTTCTGCGACCTTCCCAATGTCCCTCCTGGGCCTGTAGGGCGCTTCCTGCTTACGCAGATGGCCGCTGTAGCGGAGTTGGAGGCGGGTTTGATCAGCGAGCGCACCAAGAACGCGTTAGCGGCTGCAAAAGCCCGTGGCGTGAAGCTAGGTAACCCCAACGGGGCGCGAGCGCTCCGGGGCAAACAGGTTGGCAACGCGGACGCTGTGGCGTCCATCAAAGCCAAGGCCACCCAACGCGCCGCCGACCTGCGCGACATCGTTGACGACATTAAGCGCTCAGGCGTCACATCGGTGCGGAGCATTGCAGATGAGTTGCAGTCCCGGGGCATTCGGGCTCCTCGGGGTGACATATGGCATCCGACCGCAGTTGCCCGGCTGCTCGAACGCCTGAACAACACGGAATGTGCAAACTGA
- a CDS encoding DHA2 family efflux MFS transporter permease subunit, producing the protein MSDLSLTGGAPTPRAISAATLTLVQPDRASPTVWITILAAMIGAFMAILNIQITNASLLNIEGGIGTGVDNGSWISTSYLIGEIVVIPLTDYLSRVFSFRNIMLSFASLFATFSVACAFTHDLPSMIAMRALQGFFGGVLIPMAFTLVFTKLPKAQQPIGLSMFSLAVTFAPAIGPTIGGYLTENYGWQTIFFVNVVPTAVMVTTLYFTLERQPLNLGLLREGDWFGIATMAVGLSALQAVLEEGNKNDWFGSPFIVKLAILAAVSLALFVANELIVEKPLVRLRLLTQRSFGIGTISAVFVGFALFGSVYLLPAYLGQVQRYNAEQIGTVLAWTGLPQLLLIPLVPKLMQRFDIRYIAFAGMGIFAFSSFMNTTMSLNYSGDQFFIPNIVRAIGQALMLTPLSAISLGSVAPQDAAAASGISNMMRNLGGAIGTAMLATIVTKREQFHSNIIGQSVDLGRDVVRDRIASMTEYFMAHGMPDPAGARHQAIVALGNAVKQQALVLGFSDAFAVIGIVLVLAGIAILLTGKPKGVAASGGH; encoded by the coding sequence ATGTCCGACCTCTCCCTCACCGGCGGCGCACCGACGCCACGCGCGATATCAGCCGCAACCCTGACGCTCGTTCAACCTGATCGCGCCAGCCCTACTGTGTGGATTACGATCCTCGCCGCCATGATCGGCGCGTTCATGGCCATTCTGAACATCCAGATCACCAATGCCTCGCTGCTCAACATCGAGGGCGGTATCGGCACCGGCGTCGACAACGGCTCGTGGATCTCCACCTCCTATCTGATCGGTGAGATCGTCGTGATCCCGCTCACCGACTATCTGAGCCGGGTGTTTTCCTTCCGCAACATCATGCTGAGCTTTGCGAGCCTGTTCGCCACGTTCTCGGTTGCCTGCGCCTTCACCCACGATCTGCCGTCAATGATCGCCATGCGCGCGCTCCAGGGGTTTTTTGGCGGCGTGCTGATCCCGATGGCGTTCACGCTCGTCTTCACCAAGCTGCCGAAGGCGCAGCAGCCGATCGGCCTTTCTATGTTCTCACTGGCAGTGACCTTTGCGCCCGCGATCGGCCCCACCATTGGCGGCTATCTCACCGAGAACTACGGCTGGCAGACCATCTTCTTCGTCAACGTCGTGCCTACGGCGGTGATGGTCACGACGCTCTACTTCACGCTGGAGCGCCAGCCGCTTAACCTTGGTCTGCTGCGCGAGGGAGACTGGTTCGGCATCGCCACCATGGCGGTCGGCCTGTCGGCGCTGCAGGCGGTGCTGGAGGAAGGCAACAAGAACGACTGGTTCGGCTCGCCCTTCATCGTGAAGCTGGCGATCCTCGCCGCGGTTAGCCTCGCGCTATTCGTGGCCAACGAGTTGATCGTGGAAAAGCCATTGGTGCGTTTGCGGCTATTGACGCAGCGCAGCTTTGGCATTGGCACCATCTCGGCCGTCTTCGTGGGCTTCGCGCTGTTCGGATCGGTCTATCTGCTGCCGGCCTATCTCGGCCAGGTGCAGCGCTACAACGCCGAACAGATCGGCACCGTGCTGGCCTGGACCGGCCTGCCGCAACTCTTGCTGATCCCGCTGGTGCCAAAACTGATGCAGCGCTTTGACATCCGCTACATCGCGTTCGCCGGCATGGGCATCTTCGCCTTCTCGTCATTCATGAACACGACGATGTCGCTGAACTATTCCGGCGACCAGTTCTTCATTCCGAACATCGTTCGCGCCATCGGTCAGGCCCTCATGCTGACGCCCTTGAGCGCGATTTCGCTCGGCAGCGTCGCGCCGCAGGATGCGGCCGCCGCTTCCGGCATCTCAAACATGATGCGAAACCTTGGTGGCGCCATCGGCACGGCCATGCTCGCTACCATCGTCACCAAGCGCGAGCAGTTTCATTCCAACATCATCGGCCAGTCCGTCGATCTCGGTCGTGACGTGGTGCGCGACCGTATCGCATCGATGACGGAGTACTTCATGGCGCACGGCATGCCTGATCCGGCCGGCGCCCGCCATCAGGCGATCGTGGCGCTCGGCAACGCCGTGAAGCAGCAGGCGCTGGTGCTGGGATTCAGCGACGCCTTTGCGGTGATTGGCATCGTGCTGGTGCTGGCAGGTATCGCCATCCTGCTGACCGGCAAGCCGAAGGGCGTGGCAGCTAGTGGCGGGCACTAA
- a CDS encoding SRPBCC family protein → MQIDVARVLGLVTRSVRNFEKDGKAASAVTLTRLYDTDVDDLWDALTSKERIPRWFLPIEGDLQLGGKYQLKGNAGGTITACTPPSHFAATWEFGGATSWIDVQLAAERSQARLTLEHTAIIEDHWNQFGPGAVGIGWDLSLAGLERYLATGASVDHETAEAWMGSPEGKGFMTESGEFWRAAHVASGVDPASAKERSDRTIAFYRGEMPPDIAHPGTGS, encoded by the coding sequence ATGCAGATCGACGTCGCGAGGGTGTTGGGGCTTGTCACGCGCTCGGTGCGCAATTTTGAGAAGGACGGCAAAGCAGCGAGCGCAGTGACGCTGACACGGCTTTACGACACTGATGTCGATGATCTCTGGGACGCGCTGACCAGCAAGGAACGCATCCCGCGCTGGTTCTTGCCGATCGAGGGAGATCTCCAGTTGGGCGGAAAGTACCAGCTGAAGGGCAATGCAGGCGGGACCATCACGGCGTGTACGCCGCCCAGTCATTTTGCAGCGACGTGGGAATTCGGAGGCGCGACGAGCTGGATCGACGTCCAGCTGGCGGCAGAGCGCAGCCAGGCACGGTTGACCCTGGAGCACACCGCGATCATTGAGGATCATTGGAACCAGTTCGGTCCAGGCGCGGTGGGTATCGGTTGGGACCTCTCCCTTGCGGGACTTGAGCGCTATCTTGCGACCGGAGCGTCGGTCGATCATGAGACAGCCGAGGCATGGATGGGCTCACCTGAAGGCAAGGGGTTCATGACCGAGAGCGGCGAGTTTTGGCGCGCGGCGCATGTCGCGAGCGGGGTCGATCCGGCGTCGGCGAAGGAACGGTCGGACCGTACCATCGCTTTCTATCGCGGCGAGATGCCGCCTGACATCGCGCACCCGGGCACAGGAAGCTGA
- a CDS encoding RidA family protein — translation MAQREAIFPTGRHALYEAHGYSAAIRSGELLFVSGQVGSRSDGTPEPDFRRQVVLAFDNLRATLEAGGCSFDDIVDVTTFHTDPQNQFETIMAIKNQIFDAPPYPNWTAIGVNWLAGFDFEIKVIARIPEKA, via the coding sequence ATGGCCCAGCGCGAAGCGATTTTTCCGACCGGCAGGCATGCGCTCTACGAGGCACATGGCTATTCCGCTGCGATCCGTTCCGGCGAGCTTCTCTTTGTCTCCGGGCAGGTCGGCAGCCGTTCCGATGGAACCCCCGAACCTGATTTCCGACGCCAAGTGGTATTGGCCTTTGACAACCTGCGGGCAACGCTGGAAGCAGGCGGCTGCTCCTTCGACGATATCGTCGATGTGACCACATTTCACACAGATCCCCAAAACCAGTTCGAGACCATTATGGCCATCAAGAACCAGATCTTCGACGCTCCGCCCTACCCCAACTGGACGGCGATCGGCGTAAACTGGCTTGCTGGTTTTGATTTCGAAATCAAGGTGATCGCTCGCATTCCCGAAAAGGCATAG
- a CDS encoding AAA family ATPase: MMGPASISEFDPDFATPAEWAAMYRACGLQVIPCFAPSEVTKGGSWKRPKLSEWAEFQGGLVPDPVFARWYGPVGEHSARDNMGMLTGQASGNVFVIDLDDQKGPAAAQWWCGILAVHNSGIEPETCRQETGGGGRQILFRARPDWHAPTNRTPVGVDIRGQGGFAVLPASLHESGQRYRWAVGCAPYEIEIALAPEWLLTAIDELVAQHGGDKGGGTRREQTASSGGDYDAFGHQRDGREWKMTRLIYAAVVDWYRDCPIKPGEAEQRTKALEKYLIYESLVVSRLTDPGKTKAELLEQEGRGWTLFWQKWQALMRRWEGRVAEKACKPKPNPFGFEPLPDESKLNIGRPLPLLLSAEQFVAGFTPPAYLVDGILQRGYLYSLTARTGHGKTAVAMYVAQAIARGVPMHGNDVKQGTVLLLAGENPDDIRARFLVLADAYGFKAEDLKMRFVAGVIDIAAKMPEIRAEAEKIGDLVLVIVDTGAAYFPGDESNSNSQQGAYARLLRQLTFLPGKPAVLVNCHPVKHAARDNLLPMGGSAFLNEVDGNLTLWASAERQTTLHWQGKFRGPAFEPMTFELGIADSDRVIDAAGRLMPSVVAKPISEFKLQVEEGKQESDENMLMRAIAANRNSSIANLAIICGFVGATGKPQKSKVFAICGRLVEEKLLERRGNKYRITSKGKREIGWKDDDD, translated from the coding sequence ATGATGGGGCCCGCTTCGATTTCGGAATTTGATCCTGATTTCGCGACCCCAGCGGAATGGGCTGCCATGTACCGCGCCTGCGGCCTGCAGGTGATCCCATGCTTTGCTCCATCTGAGGTAACGAAGGGAGGATCGTGGAAGCGACCGAAGCTCTCTGAGTGGGCGGAATTTCAGGGCGGTCTAGTTCCCGATCCAGTATTTGCGCGTTGGTATGGCCCGGTCGGCGAACACTCGGCCCGAGACAATATGGGCATGTTGACCGGCCAGGCCAGCGGCAACGTGTTTGTGATCGATCTGGACGACCAGAAAGGTCCGGCCGCCGCTCAATGGTGGTGCGGAATCCTCGCCGTCCACAATAGCGGCATAGAGCCGGAGACTTGTCGACAGGAGACCGGCGGCGGCGGTCGACAAATTCTGTTTCGGGCCCGTCCGGACTGGCATGCCCCAACCAACAGGACGCCCGTCGGCGTCGATATTCGTGGGCAGGGTGGCTTTGCGGTGCTGCCGGCGTCGTTGCATGAGAGCGGCCAACGATATCGGTGGGCGGTCGGCTGTGCGCCCTATGAAATCGAGATCGCGTTGGCGCCGGAATGGCTGTTGACCGCCATAGATGAGCTGGTGGCCCAGCATGGTGGCGACAAGGGTGGCGGCACGCGCAGGGAGCAGACAGCTTCATCTGGCGGCGACTACGACGCGTTCGGACACCAGCGGGACGGGCGCGAATGGAAAATGACCCGGCTGATCTATGCCGCTGTGGTCGATTGGTACCGGGACTGCCCGATCAAGCCCGGCGAGGCCGAGCAGAGGACGAAGGCACTCGAGAAGTATCTGATCTACGAAAGCCTCGTTGTCAGCCGCCTGACCGATCCGGGCAAGACCAAGGCTGAACTGCTGGAACAGGAAGGCCGCGGCTGGACGCTGTTCTGGCAGAAGTGGCAGGCCTTAATGAGAAGGTGGGAAGGCAGGGTGGCGGAGAAGGCCTGTAAGCCGAAACCGAACCCCTTCGGATTTGAGCCGCTCCCGGACGAATCCAAACTCAATATCGGCCGGCCGCTACCGCTTCTGTTGAGTGCGGAGCAGTTCGTGGCGGGTTTCACGCCGCCGGCCTATCTGGTCGACGGCATCCTGCAACGTGGCTACCTGTACAGCCTGACGGCACGCACGGGGCACGGCAAGACGGCAGTCGCCATGTACGTCGCGCAGGCGATAGCCCGTGGCGTGCCCATGCACGGCAACGACGTCAAGCAGGGGACAGTCCTGCTATTGGCTGGAGAGAATCCGGACGACATCAGGGCGCGATTCCTGGTGCTGGCCGATGCCTACGGGTTCAAGGCGGAAGACCTCAAGATGCGTTTTGTGGCCGGCGTGATCGATATTGCCGCCAAGATGCCGGAGATCAGGGCCGAAGCAGAAAAGATCGGCGATCTCGTCCTGGTCATCGTCGACACAGGGGCGGCCTACTTCCCCGGCGATGAAAGCAACAGCAACTCTCAGCAGGGGGCGTATGCCCGGCTGCTAAGGCAGCTGACCTTCCTTCCGGGTAAGCCCGCCGTGCTGGTCAACTGTCATCCCGTGAAACATGCCGCGCGTGACAACCTGCTGCCGATGGGCGGCAGTGCTTTCCTGAACGAAGTGGACGGCAACCTGACGCTTTGGGCGTCAGCCGAACGCCAAACCACCCTGCACTGGCAGGGCAAGTTCCGGGGGCCGGCGTTCGAGCCGATGACGTTCGAGCTGGGAATCGCCGATAGCGACAGAGTGATCGACGCCGCGGGACGCCTGATGCCATCGGTCGTGGCCAAGCCGATATCCGAGTTCAAGCTGCAAGTAGAAGAGGGCAAGCAGGAGAGCGACGAGAACATGCTTATGCGCGCGATCGCCGCTAACCGGAACAGCTCGATTGCCAACCTCGCCATCATTTGCGGGTTCGTCGGCGCTACCGGCAAACCACAGAAATCGAAGGTATTCGCCATATGTGGTCGGCTGGTCGAGGAGAAGCTACTGGAGCGCCGCGGCAACAAGTACCGGATCACGTCAAAGGGCAAGCGGGAGATTGGCTGGAAGGACGATGACGACTAG
- a CDS encoding site-specific integrase, which yields MARRVSFSALESRSARLRLKIRRRPYSGPSLARGIALMYRRNNTNGTWVLKASNGHGAYWTKAFALADDFEDADAKNVLTFYQAQDHAKKLARGDDGGPDNAPTTVDSALKAYRRDLEAREANPYNAEWPRLHLTSVLLGKPVALLTSAELKKWRDGLLGTMAPATINRLCRCLGAALEQAAQHDKRVQNRDAWETGLAGLPNAQEVRNVIISDDKVRELIAAAYRVDHQFGLLTDTLAITGARPSQAVRLRVEDLHNHPLRPKLMMPKSAKGGGRNRSAKKIERYSVPITRALALRLKAAAKGRAGDAPLLLQSDGSPWDKNPGQNYHRQVDNVVTGIGLDPAEVTMYCLRHSSIVRMLLRNVPIRLVASLHNTSVAMIEKHYSKYITEHSIDDITRVGLLSEPAPDADNVIAIAR from the coding sequence ATGGCACGCAGGGTGAGTTTTAGTGCGCTGGAAAGCCGCAGTGCACGGCTTCGATTGAAAATCCGCCGCAGGCCCTACAGCGGCCCGTCGCTCGCGCGGGGCATCGCGCTGATGTACCGCCGCAACAACACCAACGGGACTTGGGTGCTGAAAGCCAGCAATGGCCACGGCGCATACTGGACCAAAGCGTTTGCGCTAGCCGACGATTTCGAGGACGCGGACGCCAAGAACGTGCTGACGTTTTATCAGGCGCAGGATCACGCGAAGAAACTGGCGCGCGGCGATGACGGCGGTCCCGACAACGCTCCGACTACCGTCGATAGCGCGCTCAAGGCCTATAGGCGCGATTTGGAAGCGCGCGAGGCCAATCCCTATAACGCCGAGTGGCCGCGCTTGCACCTCACCAGCGTGCTGCTGGGCAAGCCGGTGGCGCTGCTGACGAGCGCCGAGTTGAAGAAGTGGCGCGACGGCCTCCTGGGCACGATGGCCCCGGCCACGATCAATCGGCTCTGTCGCTGCTTGGGCGCCGCACTGGAGCAGGCGGCGCAGCACGACAAGCGCGTTCAGAACCGGGATGCTTGGGAAACCGGGCTTGCCGGTCTGCCCAACGCACAGGAAGTGCGCAACGTCATCATCTCCGACGACAAGGTGCGCGAATTGATTGCCGCCGCCTATCGCGTCGATCATCAATTCGGGCTACTGACCGATACCTTGGCGATCACTGGCGCACGTCCGAGCCAAGCCGTCCGCCTCCGCGTCGAGGATTTGCACAATCATCCGTTGCGGCCGAAGTTGATGATGCCGAAGTCGGCCAAGGGCGGCGGCAGAAACCGCAGTGCGAAGAAGATCGAACGCTACAGCGTACCCATCACGCGAGCGTTGGCGCTGAGATTGAAGGCAGCGGCGAAGGGCCGCGCTGGCGACGCACCGCTGCTGCTGCAAAGCGACGGCAGCCCTTGGGACAAGAATCCCGGCCAGAATTATCATCGCCAAGTCGACAACGTCGTCACCGGCATCGGCCTCGATCCCGCCGAGGTGACGATGTACTGCCTGCGACACTCCAGCATCGTTCGCATGCTGCTGCGAAATGTGCCAATCAGGCTGGTGGCGTCGCTGCACAACACCAGCGTCGCGATGATCGAAAAACATTATTCGAAGTACATCACCGAGCATTCCATCGACGACATCACGCGCGTCGGACTGTTGTCAGAGCCGGCGCCAGATGCTGACAATGTAATCGCAATAGCGCGGTGA
- a CDS encoding LysR family transcriptional regulator, giving the protein MIDWDDVRYFLAVARGGSVRAAAERLGVNHSTVLRRIAQLEERLGVHMFEKLPSGYRLTAAGEEVLEFADQMEASSHLLETRVFGRDQSVRGLLRVTLAPPLATHLLMPDFADFARLHPDIEMEILSSGELANLTNREADVAIRVVYDRKTLPLNLHGLKGPELFGGVYMSRDRLAAWRAGAPDPIRWIVISIHGIPDWASEGEVRTMGGPFRTTDAEAQLVAVQQGLGITTLPCFVGDADPLLVRVPGTDLHMYGTLWLLTQGETRKTKRVRLFTEFVSRRLAAYAPLLAGLSISRD; this is encoded by the coding sequence ATGATCGACTGGGATGACGTTCGCTACTTTCTTGCCGTCGCGCGTGGAGGCTCGGTGCGGGCTGCCGCCGAGCGCCTCGGTGTGAACCACTCGACCGTGCTGCGACGCATCGCCCAGCTCGAGGAACGCCTCGGGGTGCACATGTTCGAAAAGCTGCCTTCGGGCTACCGCCTGACGGCTGCGGGCGAGGAGGTCCTCGAGTTCGCGGACCAGATGGAAGCGTCGTCGCACCTGCTGGAGACGCGCGTCTTCGGGCGCGATCAGAGCGTGCGCGGGCTTCTGCGGGTGACGCTGGCGCCGCCCCTCGCGACACACCTGCTCATGCCGGACTTCGCCGATTTCGCGCGTCTGCATCCGGACATCGAGATGGAAATCTTGTCGTCCGGCGAGCTCGCCAATCTGACCAACCGAGAGGCCGACGTGGCGATCCGCGTCGTCTACGACCGCAAAACCCTGCCGCTCAATCTTCACGGCCTGAAGGGACCGGAGCTGTTCGGCGGCGTCTACATGTCCCGCGATCGACTAGCCGCGTGGCGTGCGGGCGCGCCTGATCCCATCCGGTGGATCGTCATAAGCATTCATGGAATTCCGGATTGGGCCAGCGAGGGTGAGGTTCGCACCATGGGGGGTCCGTTCAGGACCACGGACGCCGAGGCGCAACTCGTTGCGGTACAGCAAGGGCTTGGGATCACGACACTGCCGTGCTTCGTCGGAGATGCCGACCCCCTGCTGGTGAGGGTGCCGGGCACCGACCTGCACATGTACGGAACGCTCTGGCTTCTCACCCAGGGGGAGACACGCAAGACGAAGCGCGTGCGGCTCTTCACTGAGTTCGTATCCCGCAGGCTCGCCGCGTACGCTCCGCTTCTCGCGGGGCTGTCCATATCGCGCGACTGA
- a CDS encoding helix-turn-helix transcriptional regulator, with the protein MHVFEVLADPVRRRILELLGPREMASGEVVDAIGAEFGITQAAVSQHLKVLRESGFARVRAEAQRRLYSVDSAGLQSVDAWIGQFRNFWEPKLDALATEIARGKRERRNAPVTKRTGKRA; encoded by the coding sequence ATGCACGTCTTCGAAGTCCTCGCCGATCCGGTGCGCCGTCGCATCCTCGAACTGCTCGGCCCCAGGGAAATGGCGTCCGGTGAAGTTGTGGACGCAATCGGAGCCGAGTTCGGGATCACGCAGGCGGCCGTGTCGCAGCACCTCAAGGTGCTGCGCGAGAGCGGCTTTGCTAGGGTTCGCGCGGAGGCGCAAAGGCGACTCTATTCGGTGGACTCTGCGGGGCTTCAGAGCGTGGATGCATGGATCGGTCAGTTCAGGAATTTCTGGGAGCCAAAGCTGGACGCGCTGGCGACGGAGATCGCACGGGGCAAACGGGAGCGGCGGAATGCACCGGTGACCAAACGGACCGGGAAGAGGGCCTAG
- a CDS encoding PD-(D/E)XK nuclease family protein, which translates to MTAGERCTHTIDYDHHSASSTTLFCASPAMWVLEKILGVRQPAGAPARRGVAVEEGVTLGLMNPDASLDECVKVAVVRYDTLTALSPDARRERYRETISDMVRQALAELRPYGVPSSVQGRVEWRPDGLRLPVIGFFDFEWAQHGIIVDLKTAEKLPSRIKVSHARQAAFYAAASDNMAARLTYVTPKKCETYELENIREHREALRRIAMRIENFLALSDDPEFFKSITVPDLDSFYWGGPARQLAYEHWQI; encoded by the coding sequence GTGACCGCAGGAGAGCGCTGCACGCACACCATCGACTACGATCATCACTCGGCGAGCTCTACCACCCTTTTTTGCGCCAGCCCTGCAATGTGGGTGCTGGAGAAGATTCTGGGAGTCCGGCAGCCCGCTGGGGCGCCGGCGCGCCGTGGCGTTGCCGTCGAGGAGGGCGTTACGCTTGGCCTTATGAACCCTGACGCGTCGCTCGACGAATGCGTCAAGGTCGCCGTCGTCAGATACGACACCCTCACGGCGCTGTCCCCCGATGCCCGTCGCGAGAGGTATCGCGAAACAATCTCGGACATGGTTCGTCAGGCGCTGGCGGAATTGCGTCCATACGGCGTGCCCTCGAGCGTGCAGGGTCGCGTCGAGTGGAGGCCGGATGGTCTGCGCCTGCCTGTCATCGGCTTCTTTGATTTCGAATGGGCGCAGCACGGAATCATCGTTGATCTCAAGACCGCCGAAAAATTGCCGTCGCGGATCAAGGTCTCGCACGCGAGGCAGGCTGCTTTCTACGCAGCAGCATCCGACAATATGGCGGCGCGGCTGACCTACGTCACGCCGAAGAAATGCGAAACCTATGAACTTGAAAACATCCGCGAGCATCGCGAAGCGCTTCGTCGGATCGCGATGAGGATCGAGAACTTTCTCGCGCTCTCGGATGATCCTGAATTTTTCAAGAGCATCACAGTTCCGGATCTGGACAGCTTCTATTGGGGCGGTCCCGCCAGACAACTCGCCTACGAGCACTGGCAAATCTGA
- a CDS encoding TetR/AcrR family transcriptional regulator, translated as MAKRRAEMMEENRAKLIAAARKAFAEKGYSAASMDELTAEVGLTRGALYHNFGDKRGLLAAAVHQIDAEMAARAREMGAQAGDDWDGLLAEGAAYIEMALDPEVRRIVLLDGPAVLGDPSHWPSQNSCLQATKETVERLIAQGILKSVDTEAAARLLNGAALNAALWVAASDDPEDVLPKAVEAFRCLATGLLAKPE; from the coding sequence ATGGCGAAGCGGCGCGCCGAGATGATGGAAGAGAACCGTGCGAAGCTGATCGCGGCCGCACGAAAGGCCTTCGCCGAAAAGGGATATTCTGCCGCCTCTATGGATGAGTTGACCGCCGAAGTGGGGCTGACGCGAGGGGCGCTTTACCACAACTTCGGGGACAAGCGCGGGCTGCTGGCTGCTGCAGTTCACCAGATCGACGCGGAGATGGCTGCGCGGGCGCGCGAGATGGGCGCCCAAGCGGGGGACGATTGGGACGGTCTGCTGGCTGAGGGGGCGGCCTATATCGAGATGGCGCTCGATCCTGAAGTCCGGCGTATTGTATTGCTCGACGGGCCGGCGGTCCTCGGAGATCCATCACACTGGCCGAGTCAAAACAGTTGCTTGCAGGCGACAAAGGAGACCGTGGAGCGGCTGATCGCACAAGGAATTCTGAAGTCAGTGGACACAGAGGCCGCAGCGCGGCTTTTGAATGGAGCCGCTCTCAATGCTGCCCTCTGGGTTGCAGCGAGCGACGATCCGGAAGATGTTTTGCCAAAAGCCGTCGAGGCCTTTCGTTGCTTGGCCACAGGATTGCTTGCAAAGCCGGAGTGA